One window from the genome of Streptomyces sp. NBC_00708 encodes:
- the upp gene encoding uracil phosphoribosyltransferase has protein sequence MRIHVVDHPLVAHKLTTLRDKRTDSPTFRRLADELVTLLAYEATRDVRTEQVDIETPVTPTTGVKLSHPRPLVVPILRAGLGMLDGMVRLLPTAEVGFLGMIRDEETLKASTYASRMPDDLSGRQVYVLDPMLATGGTLVAAIQELIRRGADDVTAVVLLAAPEGVEVMERELAGTPVTVVTASVDERLNENGYIVPGLGDAGDRMYGTVD, from the coding sequence ATGCGGATCCACGTCGTCGACCACCCGCTGGTCGCGCACAAACTCACCACCCTGCGCGACAAGCGCACCGACTCCCCGACCTTCCGGCGCCTCGCCGACGAGCTGGTGACCCTGCTCGCGTACGAGGCCACCCGCGATGTGCGCACCGAACAGGTCGACATCGAGACCCCGGTGACACCCACCACCGGCGTGAAGCTGTCGCACCCCCGCCCCCTGGTCGTCCCGATCCTGCGGGCCGGCCTGGGCATGCTGGACGGCATGGTCCGGCTGCTGCCGACCGCCGAGGTGGGCTTCCTGGGCATGATCCGCGACGAGGAGACGCTCAAGGCGTCCACGTACGCGAGCCGGATGCCGGACGACCTCTCGGGCCGCCAGGTCTATGTCCTGGACCCGATGCTGGCCACGGGCGGCACGCTCGTCGCGGCCATCCAGGAGCTGATCAGGCGCGGCGCGGACGATGTCACCGCGGTCGTGCTCCTCGCCGCCCCGGAGGGCGTCGAGGTGATGGAGCGCGAGCTGGCCGGGACCCCGGTCACCGTGGTCACCGCCTCGGTCGACGAGCGGCTCAACGAGAACGGCTACATCGTGCCGGGCCTCGGCGACGCGGGCGACCGCATGTACGGCACCGTCGACTAG